In one Cervus elaphus chromosome 9, mCerEla1.1, whole genome shotgun sequence genomic region, the following are encoded:
- the RNF14 gene encoding E3 ubiquitin-protein ligase RNF14 isoform X2, with amino-acid sequence MSSEDREAQEDELLALLSALCKHLDNLWEEHRGSVVLFAWMQFLKEETLAYLNIVSPFELTMGSQKKVQRRMAQASSNTELDFGGATGSDIDQEEVVDERAVQDVESLSSLIQEILDFDQAQQIKCFNSKLFLCNICFCEKLGGECMYFLECRHVYCKACLKDYFEIQIRDGQVQCLNCPEPKCPSVATPGQVKELVEAELFARYDRLLLQSTLDLMADVVYCPRPSCQLPVMQEPGCTMGICSSCNFAFCTLCRLTYHGVSPCKVTAEKLMDLRNEYLQADEANKRFLEQRYGKRVIQKALEEMESKEWLEKNSKSCPCCGTPIEKLDGCNKMTCTGCMQYFCWICMGSLSRANPYKHFTDPASPCFNRLFHAVDVNGDIWEDEIED; translated from the exons CTATCTGCTCTCTGCAAGCACTTAGACAACCTGTGGGAAGAACACCGTGGCAGCGTGGTCCTGTTTGCCTGGATGCAGTTCCTTAAGGAAGAGACCTTAGCATACCTGAATATTGTCTCTCCTTTTGAACTCACAATGGGTTCTCAGAAAAAGGTTCAGAGAAGGATGGCTCAAGCTTCTTCCAACACAGAGCTAGATTTTGGAGGAGCCACTGGATCTGACATAGACCAAGAGGAAGTTGTGGACGAGAGAGCCGTGCAGGATGTGGAATCATTGTCGAGTCTGATCCAGGAAATCTTGGACTTTGATCAAGCTCAGCAGATAAAATGCTTTAATAGTAAATTGTTCCTGTGCAATATCTGTTTCTGTGAGAAACTGGGTGGTGAGTGCATGTACTTCTTGGAGTGCAGGCATGTGTACTGCAAAGCCTGTCTCAAGGACTACTTTGAAATCCAGATCAGAGATGGCCAAGTTCAGTGCCTCAACTGCCCAGAACCCAAGTGCCCTTCAGTGGCCACTCCTGGTCAG GTCAAAGAGCTAGTGGAAGCAGAGTTGTTTGCCCGTTATGACCGCCTTCTCCTCCAGTCCACCTTGGACCTGATGGCCGATGTGGTGTACTGCCCCCGCCCATCCTGCCagctgcctgtgatgcaggagccCGGCTGTACCATGGGCATCTGCTCCAGCTGCAATTTCGCCTTCTGTACCCTGTGCAGACTGACCTACCACGGGGTCTCTCCATGTAAGGTGACAGCAG AAAAACTAATGGACTTACGAAATGAGTACCTGCAAGCAGATGAGGCCAATAAAAGATTTTTGGAACAGAGGTATGGTAAAAGGGTGATTCAGAAGGCACTGGAAGAGATGGAAAGTAAGGAGTGGCTAGAAAAGAACTCAAAGAGCTGCCCATGTTGTGGAACTCCCATTGAG AAATTAGATGGATGTAACAAGATGACATGTACTGGCTGTATGCAATATTTCTGCTGGATTTGCATGGGTTCTCTTTCCAGAGCAAACCCTTATAAACATTTCACTGATCCTGCTTCCCCGTGTTTTAACCG GTTGTTCCATGCTGTGGATGTTAATGGAGATATTTGGGAAGATGAGATTGAAGACTAA
- the RNF14 gene encoding E3 ubiquitin-protein ligase RNF14 isoform X3: MQFLKEETLAYLNIVSPFELTMGSQKKVQRRMAQASSNTELDFGGATGSDIDQEEVVDERAVQDVESLSSLIQEILDFDQAQQIKCFNSKLFLCNICFCEKLGGECMYFLECRHVYCKACLKDYFEIQIRDGQVQCLNCPEPKCPSVATPGQVKELVEAELFARYDRLLLQSTLDLMADVVYCPRPSCQLPVMQEPGCTMGICSSCNFAFCTLCRLTYHGVSPCKVTAEKLMDLRNEYLQADEANKRFLEQRYGKRVIQKALEEMESKEWLEKNSKSCPCCGTPIEKLDGCNKMTCTGCMQYFCWICMGSLSRANPYKHFTDPASPCFNRLFHAVDVNGDIWEDEIED; this comes from the exons ATGCAGTTCCTTAAGGAAGAGACCTTAGCATACCTGAATATTGTCTCTCCTTTTGAACTCACAATGGGTTCTCAGAAAAAGGTTCAGAGAAGGATGGCTCAAGCTTCTTCCAACACAGAGCTAGATTTTGGAGGAGCCACTGGATCTGACATAGACCAAGAGGAAGTTGTGGACGAGAGAGCCGTGCAGGATGTGGAATCATTGTCGAGTCTGATCCAGGAAATCTTGGACTTTGATCAAGCTCAGCAGATAAAATGCTTTAATAGTAAATTGTTCCTGTGCAATATCTGTTTCTGTGAGAAACTGGGTGGTGAGTGCATGTACTTCTTGGAGTGCAGGCATGTGTACTGCAAAGCCTGTCTCAAGGACTACTTTGAAATCCAGATCAGAGATGGCCAAGTTCAGTGCCTCAACTGCCCAGAACCCAAGTGCCCTTCAGTGGCCACTCCTGGTCAG GTCAAAGAGCTAGTGGAAGCAGAGTTGTTTGCCCGTTATGACCGCCTTCTCCTCCAGTCCACCTTGGACCTGATGGCCGATGTGGTGTACTGCCCCCGCCCATCCTGCCagctgcctgtgatgcaggagccCGGCTGTACCATGGGCATCTGCTCCAGCTGCAATTTCGCCTTCTGTACCCTGTGCAGACTGACCTACCACGGGGTCTCTCCATGTAAGGTGACAGCAG AAAAACTAATGGACTTACGAAATGAGTACCTGCAAGCAGATGAGGCCAATAAAAGATTTTTGGAACAGAGGTATGGTAAAAGGGTGATTCAGAAGGCACTGGAAGAGATGGAAAGTAAGGAGTGGCTAGAAAAGAACTCAAAGAGCTGCCCATGTTGTGGAACTCCCATTGAG AAATTAGATGGATGTAACAAGATGACATGTACTGGCTGTATGCAATATTTCTGCTGGATTTGCATGGGTTCTCTTTCCAGAGCAAACCCTTATAAACATTTCACTGATCCTGCTTCCCCGTGTTTTAACCG GTTGTTCCATGCTGTGGATGTTAATGGAGATATTTGGGAAGATGAGATTGAAGACTAA